One window of Candidatus Bathyarchaeia archaeon genomic DNA carries:
- a CDS encoding M20 family metallopeptidase, whose amino-acid sequence MISSPVISKVLKRVEELKSELISLTSSLVKFQTISPPSNTLECAEYIRSYFESCGMKVSFYAKEKGKVNIHVRVPGESGKTIIWLGHLDVVPAGMRERWIHDPFGGIIEDGRVYGRGTSDMKGSCAAAMIAAKILNEVGERDRTTIDFWFTCDEEVGSPDGTRWLIEENLIRGDACLIGDSLSKNPSLDPYIDVGCKGYVRLRLKATGKTAHASMPFHGDNAIDKVLSAIDRLKRISDYRLNIPTDLENLIESSIEYLLIDEALTSEQREAVKRSFHYPIVSLTMISGGIKINVIPDYAEASFDIRVTPGISLEEVIEKICKLNEEFKAKGIEAEIINLESGYYEQWDSDFALSLRKAIEISTDFKPKPKILLGATDAVPVKRALGIPCLGFGAGIEKLAHAPNEYVTIDGLLSAAKVYAVLPFLF is encoded by the coding sequence ATGATATCATCGCCTGTAATAAGTAAGGTTCTGAAGAGAGTTGAAGAGTTAAAGTCGGAATTAATTTCGCTTACATCATCACTTGTGAAGTTCCAGACAATTTCGCCTCCAAGCAATACTCTTGAATGCGCTGAATATATTAGATCATATTTTGAGTCATGCGGCATGAAAGTTTCGTTTTATGCCAAGGAAAAAGGGAAAGTGAATATACACGTTAGGGTTCCAGGAGAATCTGGTAAAACTATAATTTGGCTGGGACACTTAGACGTTGTTCCAGCTGGTATGCGGGAAAGGTGGATCCATGATCCATTCGGCGGCATAATTGAGGATGGACGGGTTTATGGTAGAGGCACAAGCGACATGAAAGGCTCATGCGCAGCCGCCATGATTGCAGCAAAAATTTTAAATGAAGTTGGGGAGAGAGACAGAACTACTATTGACTTCTGGTTTACATGCGATGAAGAAGTTGGCTCACCAGATGGGACACGTTGGCTTATTGAGGAGAACCTGATACGTGGAGATGCATGTCTAATAGGTGATTCTTTAAGCAAGAACCCATCTTTAGATCCATATATAGATGTTGGTTGTAAAGGTTATGTGCGCCTACGCTTAAAGGCTACTGGAAAAACAGCTCATGCAAGCATGCCATTTCACGGCGACAATGCTATAGATAAGGTTCTCTCCGCAATTGATAGATTAAAGAGGATTAGTGACTATAGGCTTAATATTCCAACAGACCTAGAAAACTTGATAGAGTCCAGCATAGAATATCTCTTAATAGATGAGGCTTTGACAAGCGAGCAGAGAGAGGCTGTAAAGAGATCTTTTCATTATCCAATAGTAAGCCTAACAATGATTAGCGGTGGAATAAAAATTAATGTCATACCAGATTACGCTGAAGCCTCATTCGATATAAGAGTGACGCCTGGTATCAGTTTAGAAGAAGTTATAGAAAAAATCTGTAAATTGAATGAGGAATTTAAGGCGAAAGGTATTGAAGCGGAAATAATCAATTTAGAGAGCGGATACTATGAGCAGTGGGACTCGGATTTCGCCCTGAGCCTAAGAAAAGCTATTGAAATTTCAACAGACTTCAAGCCAAAGCCAAAAATATTATTGGGCGCAACTGATGCTGTACCGGTGAAGAGGGCTTTAGGTATTCCTTGCCTAGGATTCGGAGCCGGGATAGAGAAGCTAGCGCATGCCCCTAATGAATATGTCACCATAGATGGATTATTATCAGCCGCGAAAGTTTACGCTGTCCTACCCTTCCTCTTCTAG
- a CDS encoding DUF1297 domain-containing protein, which produces MTLTRGEIQKIVSEYDHENITIGVLGSHSAEEVGVSAKAFGFPTLAVCQRGREDLYANYNRHLFDHIILLDRFSDIIREDVQEEMLKLNTIFIPNRSFSVYIGYDNIEGKFRVPIYGNRFLLRAEERNAPRNQYWLLEKAGIKIPKKFDRPEDIDRLVIVKVQQKKKPLERAFFYASSPEEYYRKAEELIRKEVIDEDGLRKARIEEYVLGQKFNANFQGWALKNFFGDFDFLGFDDRKQTNLHGILSLPARDQLMLDVPIKNEEIGHYGLTMRESQKPLVYAAAEKFRRVCEEEYPPGMIGLFALQGAVAYDSDDPEQKRLAFYVFDVSPRVPGSPCVGPTSPEMRRLTLKYQKIIKRYGIDRIETPMDLPMLEIKYAAENGLLSEIVT; this is translated from the coding sequence TTGACCCTTACTAGGGGTGAAATTCAAAAGATAGTCTCAGAATATGACCACGAAAACATAACTATTGGTGTTTTAGGCTCACATTCAGCTGAGGAGGTTGGTGTATCAGCTAAGGCTTTCGGCTTTCCAACACTAGCCGTCTGCCAGAGGGGGCGGGAAGACTTATACGCGAACTATAATAGGCATCTTTTCGATCACATAATCCTATTGGATAGATTCTCCGATATCATTAGAGAAGATGTCCAGGAGGAAATGCTGAAATTAAATACGATTTTTATTCCTAACCGCTCATTCTCGGTTTATATTGGATACGATAATATTGAGGGAAAATTTAGGGTTCCAATTTATGGAAACCGTTTCCTCTTGAGAGCTGAAGAAAGAAACGCCCCGAGAAATCAATATTGGCTTCTGGAGAAGGCTGGCATAAAGATCCCTAAAAAATTTGATAGACCCGAGGATATTGATAGGCTTGTCATAGTCAAAGTTCAGCAAAAGAAGAAGCCATTGGAGAGGGCATTCTTCTACGCATCCTCACCTGAAGAATATTATAGGAAAGCTGAGGAGCTAATAAGGAAAGAAGTTATTGATGAGGATGGATTAAGAAAAGCTCGCATAGAGGAGTATGTTTTGGGACAAAAATTTAATGCGAATTTTCAGGGATGGGCTCTAAAAAACTTCTTCGGAGACTTTGATTTCCTTGGCTTCGATGATAGGAAGCAAACGAATTTACATGGCATATTGAGTCTGCCAGCAAGAGATCAGCTCATGCTAGATGTCCCCATCAAAAATGAGGAGATAGGGCATTATGGTCTGACAATGAGGGAATCGCAGAAGCCCCTAGTTTACGCCGCTGCTGAAAAATTTAGGAGGGTCTGTGAGGAAGAGTATCCACCAGGTATGATTGGCTTATTTGCCCTACAAGGCGCCGTCGCCTATGATAGTGATGATCCGGAACAGAAGAGACTAGCATTTTATGTATTTGATGTAAGTCCTAGGGTTCCTGGAAGCCCATGTGTTGGACCTACCTCACCAGAGATGCGCAGGCTAACCCTGAAGTATCAGAAGATAATTAAGAGGTATGGTATTGATAGAATAGAGACCCCTATGGATTTACCGATGCTTGAGATCAAGTATGCTGCTGAAAATGGATTGTTAAGTGAAATAGTAACTTAG
- a CDS encoding formate--phosphoribosylaminoimidazolecarboxamide ligase — protein sequence MNYSIATLGSHSALQILKGAKDEGFRTIAICKRDHAFIYKHFGIADEIIEIPSYSDFHIVEDDLIERNAILIPHASLIAYVDLKIIENMRIMYYGNRKILFWESDRDKQRIWLERAGLNLPKVFTDPSEIDRLVIVKFQGAKGGQGYFLARNEREFNRKIGSAKDYIIQEYIVGIPVYVHYFYSVMRNELELMGFDRRYESNVDGIGRLPSNIQRDLKVTYTIVGNFPLMLRESLLPEVFRMGENVVKASRELCSPGIYGPFCLETVVTPDLKFYVFEISARIVAGTNVFMETSPYAYIKHGKPMSSGRRIALEIREAIEQGRLKEILG from the coding sequence ATGAATTATTCAATAGCAACCCTTGGAAGCCATTCAGCGCTTCAAATACTAAAAGGTGCTAAAGATGAGGGATTTAGGACCATTGCTATATGTAAGCGTGACCATGCCTTCATTTATAAGCATTTTGGGATTGCAGATGAGATAATTGAAATACCCTCATATAGCGATTTTCATATTGTAGAAGATGATCTCATAGAGAGGAATGCCATACTCATCCCCCATGCGTCGTTAATAGCGTATGTAGACTTAAAAATAATTGAGAACATGAGGATTATGTATTATGGCAATAGGAAGATTCTTTTTTGGGAGAGTGATAGAGATAAGCAGAGGATATGGCTTGAGAGAGCTGGGTTAAATTTACCTAAGGTTTTCACAGATCCCTCAGAAATAGATAGGCTTGTCATAGTCAAGTTTCAAGGAGCAAAAGGCGGTCAAGGATACTTCCTCGCTAGGAATGAACGTGAGTTTAATCGGAAGATAGGGTCAGCGAAGGACTACATTATTCAGGAATATATTGTTGGAATACCAGTTTACGTACATTATTTCTACTCTGTTATGCGCAACGAACTCGAACTCATGGGTTTTGACAGACGATATGAATCTAATGTGGATGGTATTGGGAGACTACCCTCTAATATACAACGTGACCTGAAAGTAACATATACGATTGTTGGAAATTTTCCGCTCATGCTTCGAGAATCCCTCTTGCCGGAAGTTTTCAGGATGGGGGAAAACGTTGTTAAAGCTTCAAGAGAATTATGCAGTCCAGGAATATATGGACCATTCTGTCTTGAAACAGTTGTAACGCCGGACCTGAAATTCTATGTTTTTGAGATATCGGCTCGCATTGTTGCAGGAACAAATGTTTTCATGGAGACTTCACCATACGCATATATTAAGCATGGTAAACCAATGAGCAGTGGGCGCAGGATAGCCCTAGAGATAAGGGAGGCAATAGAGCAGGGCAGGTTAAAGGAAATATTAGGGTAG